From the Marivivens sp. LCG002 genome, the window CGATGGCTTGCCGGCGCGCGTGCGTGTCGTCGAGCGTCTGGGAGACAGGACGCTGGTTTATGCGGTGCTGCCCGACGGAACCCAGATCGTCGCCCAAGACAGCGGTCGGTCTCACGTTCAGACAGGTGACAAGGTGCACCTGATCTTTGACCCCTCTCAAGTCGTTCTTTTCGATGCAGTGGGAAAGGCGCACCATTCCTGAGTGCATCATCGAGCGGGCTTTGGGTTCAAAAGCGCCCAAGGCCCGATCATGACGGCGGATGTCATGAAAAAGGCAAACGCTTTGCGCAATGGCCGGTATTTTGATTTTTAGGGGAAAAGTGGCAGCCCGTAGGGGAATCGAACCCCTCTTTCCAGGTTGAAAACCTGGCGTCCTAACCGATAGACGAACGGGCCACTCTGTGTGAGCGCTGATTATGAAATACGCCAAACTTCCGCAAGGGGATTCGTGCGATTTTTTGACTTTGGCGTGAAAAAAGTTTCGAGACGTAACGTCTTCTGTTGTCGCGCTTATTCGGCGCGGGCGGCATCTTCTAGGCGAAGTTGAACCGATTGCCGACCCTGCCAGATGTTGATCTCGAGCCGCCCTGCCAGATGGAAGCGTGCGCCATTATGCTGTTCGAGCATTTGCCCCATCGGGCCATCCATCGCGCCAAAGGCAATGGCGTCGATCCGAGCTCCCAACCCATCGCCGAAACCGATCTTAAGATGGTTTGCGCCCACACGTTTGACAAACGAGATCTGAACATCCGGAAATGCAAACCGAGGGGCCGCGGCACTCGCCCCGAAGGGACCCGCTTTTTCGATCTCCTGCACCAGCTCGACCGTTGCCGCGCCCGGCATGAGGATGCCGTCCAGCGTCAAATCCTGTGGCCCGAGGTCACCCGCTCCCTGTTTCGCCAAAAGTTCGCCAAGCCGCTCCATTGCGGCTTCGAGATTGTCCCGCGTCACGGTCAGCCCCGCAGCCATTTTGTGTCCGCCGCCTTTGACCAAGAGCCCTTCGTGCGCGACGCGATGGATCGAGGCACCAAGGTCGATCCCCGAAACGGATCGCCCCGAGCCTTTGCCCTCGTCGCCGTCAAAGCCGATGACCACGGTCGGCCTGTTGGTCGCTTCCTTGAGGCGGGCGGCGACGATCCCGACGACACCGGGATGCCAGCCTTCGCCAGCCGCCCAGACCAAGGGACCGTCAAGGCCGCGCTGGGTCGCCTGTTCAAGCGCAAGCTCGCGCACGTTTGCTTCGATGTCGCGGCGTTCGCGGTTCAATTCGTCGAGCTTGGCCGCAATGGTTTGGGCTTCGAGCTGGTTGTCTGTCGACAAAAGCCGCGCCCCGAGGTCGGCCTTGCCGATGCGCCCGCCCGCATTGACCCGAGGTCCAAGAAGAAACCCGAGGTGATAGGTGCTTGGGGCACTGTCCATTCCCGCCACATCGGCCAGCGCGACAAGTCCGGGCCGTTGGCGCTGCGCCATAACGGTTAGGCCCTGGCGGACAAAAGCGCGGTTCACGCCGATGAGTGGCGCCACATCGGCAACGGTCGCAAGCGCGACAAGATCGAGAAGCGCCATCAGGTTAGGGCCGTTCACGCTCTCGGCGCGCAACTGGCGGTTT encodes:
- the recJ gene encoding single-stranded-DNA-specific exonuclease RecJ; this translates as MGYLGVTHSLTGRRWIGPSVETERLAEAMEQATGLPSALCRTLARRGVAPEEASGFLAPTLRDLLPDPLVLKDMGRAAERFLKAIKSREKIAVFADYDVDGGSSAALLLTWLRQMGREATLYIPDRIDEGYGPNEPAMEALARDHGLIVCVDCGTLSHGPIAAAKGADVVVLDHHLGGETLPPAYAVVNPNRQDETGELGHLCAAGVVFLMLVEANRQLRAESVNGPNLMALLDLVALATVADVAPLIGVNRAFVRQGLTVMAQRQRPGLVALADVAGMDSAPSTYHLGFLLGPRVNAGGRIGKADLGARLLSTDNQLEAQTIAAKLDELNRERRDIEANVRELALEQATQRGLDGPLVWAAGEGWHPGVVGIVAARLKEATNRPTVVIGFDGDEGKGSGRSVSGIDLGASIHRVAHEGLLVKGGGHKMAAGLTVTRDNLEAAMERLGELLAKQGAGDLGPQDLTLDGILMPGAATVELVQEIEKAGPFGASAAAPRFAFPDVQISFVKRVGANHLKIGFGDGLGARIDAIAFGAMDGPMGQMLEQHNGARFHLAGRLEINIWQGRQSVQLRLEDAARAE